Proteins from one Phyllobacterium zundukense genomic window:
- the zwf gene encoding glucose-6-phosphate dehydrogenase, which produces MTSQIIPVDPFDCIVFGGTGDLAERKLIPALYQRQRDGQLSEPTRIIGASRSPMSNEEYRKFAESAIKEFVKPSEFDQKQVDQFLARVSYVAVDATSDNGWEELKTEIGNDTKRVRAFYLAVSPSLFADISSRLKSYKLVHDHTRIIVEKPIGRDLQSAIALNDTIGHVFHEQQIFRIDHYLGKETVQNLMALRFANALYEPLWNSAHIDHVQITVAESVGLENRAGYYDTAGALRDMVQNHIMQLLCLVAMEPPASMDADAVRDEKLKVLRSLSPITSKNAEELTVRGQYRAGASSGGAVKGYLQELEHPSNTETFVAIKAEIANWRWAGVPFYLRTGKRLASRASEIVVSFKPIPHSIFGDSAGRVVANQLVIRLQPDEGVKQWMMIKDPGPGGMRLRHVPLDMTFAESFAARSPDAYERLIMDVVRGNQTLFMRRDEVVAAWQWVDPILKAWAETEQPPAGYTAGTWGPSAAIALIERDNRTWHEPE; this is translated from the coding sequence ATGACAAGTCAGATTATACCGGTTGATCCCTTCGATTGCATTGTGTTTGGAGGTACCGGCGACCTCGCCGAGCGCAAGCTGATCCCGGCACTTTATCAACGTCAGCGCGATGGCCAGCTTTCGGAACCGACCCGTATCATCGGCGCGTCCCGTTCGCCCATGTCAAACGAGGAATATCGCAAGTTCGCGGAAAGCGCGATCAAGGAATTCGTGAAGCCAAGCGAATTCGACCAGAAGCAGGTCGATCAGTTTCTGGCGCGTGTGTCCTATGTCGCGGTCGATGCCACATCCGACAATGGCTGGGAGGAGCTGAAGACCGAGATCGGCAATGATACCAAACGCGTCCGCGCCTTTTATCTTGCCGTCAGTCCATCCCTCTTTGCCGATATTTCAAGCCGCCTGAAGAGCTACAAGCTCGTTCATGACCACACGCGTATCATCGTCGAGAAGCCGATCGGCCGCGACCTTCAGTCAGCCATCGCACTCAACGATACGATCGGCCACGTTTTTCACGAACAGCAGATTTTCCGCATCGATCATTATCTCGGCAAGGAGACTGTGCAGAACCTGATGGCGCTACGCTTTGCCAATGCGCTGTATGAACCCCTTTGGAATTCGGCCCATATCGACCACGTGCAGATCACGGTTGCTGAATCTGTCGGACTGGAAAATCGCGCTGGCTATTACGATACGGCGGGTGCGCTTCGCGACATGGTGCAAAATCACATCATGCAGTTGCTCTGCCTTGTGGCGATGGAGCCGCCGGCATCGATGGATGCGGATGCGGTGCGCGACGAAAAGTTGAAGGTGCTGCGTTCGCTGAGCCCCATAACCTCGAAGAATGCCGAGGAACTTACTGTCCGCGGCCAATATCGCGCTGGCGCTTCTTCCGGCGGCGCAGTGAAAGGCTACTTACAAGAACTGGAACACCCCAGCAACACCGAAACATTTGTCGCCATCAAGGCCGAAATCGCCAACTGGCGCTGGGCCGGGGTGCCATTTTATCTGCGTACGGGCAAGCGCCTGGCATCACGTGCTTCCGAAATCGTCGTGTCGTTCAAGCCAATCCCGCATTCGATCTTCGGTGACAGTGCTGGCCGCGTTGTCGCCAACCAGCTCGTCATCCGGCTGCAGCCGGACGAGGGCGTCAAGCAGTGGATGATGATCAAGGACCCGGGCCCGGGCGGCATGCGCCTGCGTCACGTTCCTTTGGACATGACCTTTGCTGAATCCTTCGCTGCGCGTAGCCCCGACGCCTATGAACGGCTGATCATGGACGTGGTGCGCGGTAACCAGACATTGTTCATGCGGCGCGACGAAGTGGTCGCAGCGTGGCAATGGGTGGACCCGATCCTGAAGGCGTGGGCCGAAACCGAACAGCCACCGGCAGGCTATACTGCCGGCACGTGGGGTCCATCGGCGGCTATCGCGCTTATCGAACGCGACAACCGCACATGGCATGAACCTGAGTGA
- a CDS encoding beta-ketoacyl-ACP synthase III: MHKVVISGTGVFTPEQSISNAELVEAFNTYATRQNELYADEIAAGTREPMTMSAEDFIVRASGIENRYVLNKSGILDPEIMHPVLPERADEDLSVMAQMAVHAASLALAKAGRDVSEVDAVICAASNHERPYPAIAIEVQQALGIEGFGFDMNVACSSATFGIQAAADMIRSGSARAILMVNPEICSAHLEWRDRDCHFIFGDVCTAVLLERDDLATAKDRFEIVSTRCLTQFSNNIRNNNGFLRRTREGHMADRRDMLFKQEGRKVFKQVVPIVSDLILTHLADENIAPAHLSRLWLHQANKGMNDLIGVKVLGREPEPGEQPNILQDYANTSSAGSIIAFSKYSDDLAPGSLGVICSFGAGYSVGSVIVRKV, encoded by the coding sequence ATGCATAAAGTCGTCATCAGCGGTACGGGCGTTTTCACGCCGGAACAGTCCATCAGCAATGCCGAGCTGGTGGAGGCGTTCAACACCTATGCCACGCGGCAGAACGAGCTCTACGCCGATGAAATCGCCGCAGGCACGCGCGAGCCCATGACCATGTCAGCCGAGGACTTCATCGTCCGCGCGTCAGGCATTGAAAACCGCTATGTCCTCAACAAATCCGGCATCCTCGATCCGGAGATCATGCACCCGGTCCTGCCCGAGCGTGCCGACGAGGACCTGTCCGTCATGGCGCAGATGGCTGTGCATGCCGCCAGTCTCGCCCTCGCCAAAGCCGGGCGGGATGTGTCGGAAGTCGATGCGGTGATCTGCGCCGCTTCCAATCACGAGCGCCCCTATCCGGCCATTGCCATCGAGGTGCAGCAGGCGCTCGGCATAGAAGGCTTCGGCTTCGACATGAATGTCGCCTGCTCGTCGGCCACCTTCGGCATCCAGGCCGCCGCCGACATGATCCGCTCCGGCTCGGCCCGCGCGATCCTCATGGTCAATCCGGAGATTTGCTCGGCGCATCTCGAATGGCGCGATCGCGATTGCCATTTCATCTTCGGCGATGTCTGCACCGCCGTGCTGCTCGAGCGCGATGATCTGGCCACCGCCAAGGACCGCTTCGAGATCGTCTCCACCCGCTGCCTCACGCAATTCTCCAACAATATCCGCAACAATAATGGCTTCCTGCGCCGCACCCGCGAAGGCCACATGGCCGACCGGCGCGACATGCTTTTCAAGCAGGAAGGCCGCAAGGTGTTCAAGCAGGTGGTGCCGATCGTCTCCGATCTTATCCTCACCCATCTTGCCGACGAAAACATCGCGCCCGCGCACCTGTCGCGGCTGTGGCTGCACCAGGCCAACAAGGGCATGAACGACCTGATCGGCGTCAAGGTGCTCGGCCGCGAGCCGGAACCCGGCGAACAGCCCAATATCCTGCAAGATTATGCCAACACCTCATCCGCCGGATCGATCATAGCGTTCTCGAAATACTCCGACGATCTGGCGCCCGGCAGCCTCGGCGTTATCTGTTCGTTCGGCGCGGGATATTCGGTGGGCAGCGTGATCGTGCGGAAGGTTTAG
- a CDS encoding type II toxin-antitoxin system Phd/YefM family antitoxin, which produces MLVTVHAAKTNLSKLIDAALAGEEVIIAKGKNPVVKIVPIPKSRFKAGALKGLVGTAPDFFEPMSEEELKLWEGGE; this is translated from the coding sequence ATGCTGGTTACAGTTCACGCAGCCAAAACCAATTTATCGAAACTGATCGACGCGGCCTTGGCTGGCGAAGAGGTTATCATTGCCAAAGGCAAGAATCCCGTCGTAAAAATAGTGCCCATTCCCAAGAGCCGTTTCAAAGCAGGGGCTTTGAAGGGGCTCGTAGGCACAGCGCCGGATTTCTTTGAACCTATGTCCGAAGAAGAATTGAAGCTTTGGGAAGGTGGCGAGTGA
- a CDS encoding aldehyde dehydrogenase family protein, translating to MVHNLSRVVAQDKNFLNIINGRPVAALSQETITVLCPSDGLAFATIPAGDADDVDRAVRAAREAFDHGPWSRMPAFERGRLLTRLGQLIEQHSDELAALESRDTGKPIRQGKADVAAAMRYYEFYGGAADKIHGDTIPFLDGYTALTLREPHGVVAGIIPWNYPMQIMARVVGAALTMGNTLVIKPAEDASLSTLRIGELAIEAGFPDGVLNVITGYGREAGAALSVHPGVDYVTFTGSPATGTAIQQAAAANNRGVTMELGGKSPQIVFADADIEKALPVLVNAIIQNGGQTCSAGSRILIERPIYDEVAAALGERFDKLAAGPHDADLDLGAMINPAQKRRVENYVTAAAEAGIDVIARGSIDSHAPVTGYYVAPVLFGAVDPTAIIAQEEVFGPVLTLFAFDDEQEAIRLANHTEYGLVAGIWTRDGARQHRVAKRVRAGQVFVNAYGAGGGIELPFGGFKKSGHGREKGFEALYDMSATKTIIFRHD from the coding sequence ATGGTACATAATCTATCCAGAGTTGTCGCACAGGATAAGAATTTCCTGAATATCATAAATGGCAGACCTGTTGCCGCATTAAGCCAGGAAACGATCACTGTTTTGTGTCCGTCCGATGGCTTGGCCTTTGCAACCATTCCGGCGGGCGATGCCGATGATGTGGACCGTGCCGTACGTGCCGCGCGCGAGGCCTTCGATCACGGCCCCTGGTCAAGGATGCCAGCCTTCGAGCGAGGCAGGCTTTTGACCAGGCTTGGGCAATTGATCGAACAGCACAGTGACGAACTTGCAGCGCTCGAATCGCGCGATACCGGCAAGCCAATTCGCCAGGGCAAAGCGGATGTTGCTGCTGCGATGCGCTACTATGAATTCTACGGCGGTGCGGCCGACAAGATCCATGGCGATACGATCCCGTTTCTCGACGGCTATACGGCGCTGACCCTGCGCGAACCGCATGGCGTCGTTGCCGGGATCATTCCATGGAACTACCCGATGCAGATCATGGCGCGCGTGGTCGGCGCGGCGCTTACCATGGGTAATACGCTGGTCATCAAGCCAGCCGAAGACGCATCGCTCTCCACGCTCCGTATCGGCGAACTTGCCATCGAGGCAGGTTTTCCGGATGGCGTGCTTAACGTCATCACAGGGTATGGCCGCGAAGCGGGTGCAGCTCTTTCAGTGCATCCCGGCGTTGACTATGTGACATTCACCGGTTCGCCCGCAACCGGCACAGCCATCCAGCAGGCCGCTGCCGCGAACAATCGCGGCGTTACGATGGAGCTTGGCGGCAAGTCACCGCAGATCGTCTTTGCCGACGCGGATATTGAAAAGGCGCTCCCTGTTCTCGTCAATGCAATCATCCAGAACGGCGGGCAGACCTGCTCGGCGGGTAGCCGCATTCTTATCGAGCGTCCAATCTACGATGAGGTCGCCGCAGCGCTGGGTGAACGTTTCGACAAGCTCGCGGCCGGCCCGCATGATGCTGATCTCGACCTTGGGGCGATGATCAATCCGGCACAGAAACGCAGGGTTGAAAATTACGTCACAGCGGCTGCCGAGGCTGGCATTGATGTCATTGCGCGTGGTTCCATCGATAGTCACGCCCCTGTCACTGGCTACTATGTGGCACCAGTGCTCTTCGGGGCCGTCGATCCGACGGCGATTATCGCCCAGGAAGAAGTTTTCGGCCCGGTGCTCACGCTCTTCGCGTTTGACGACGAGCAGGAGGCCATAAGGCTTGCCAACCACACGGAATATGGCCTCGTTGCCGGTATCTGGACCAGGGATGGGGCGCGCCAGCATCGCGTTGCCAAGCGCGTGCGTGCAGGGCAGGTCTTCGTCAACGCTTACGGCGCCGGCGGAGGCATCGAACTGCCATTTGGCGGCTTCAAGAAATCCGGTCATGGTCGCGAAAAGGGCTTCGAGGCCCTTTACGACATGTCCGCGACCAAGACGATCATCTTCCGTCACGATTGA
- a CDS encoding SDR family oxidoreductase, producing the protein MKRLAGKTAIITGGASGFGEAMAKRFAEEGANVVVADLNLVGAEKVAADIGKSSIAVHADVTRKEEVDVMVQAAMDAFGRIDIMVNNAGFTHRNGPMLGVDEATFDLITGVNMKAIYYSALAVVPIMERQGGGSIITTASTAGLRPRPGLTWYNASKGWAISATKSMAIELAPKNIRVNCLCPVAGETPMLGLFMGEDTPEKRAQFKATVPLGRLSTPLDVANAALWLASSEADFITGVALEVDGGRCI; encoded by the coding sequence ATGAAGCGTTTGGCAGGCAAGACAGCAATCATCACCGGAGGCGCATCGGGCTTTGGCGAGGCGATGGCCAAGCGCTTTGCCGAGGAGGGGGCCAATGTCGTCGTTGCCGATCTGAACCTCGTGGGCGCCGAGAAGGTTGCCGCGGATATCGGCAAATCGTCCATTGCTGTTCATGCCGACGTGACGCGCAAGGAAGAGGTGGACGTCATGGTACAGGCCGCCATGGACGCATTTGGCCGGATCGACATCATGGTGAACAATGCCGGCTTCACCCATCGCAATGGCCCAATGCTCGGCGTCGACGAGGCGACGTTCGATCTCATCACCGGCGTCAATATGAAAGCGATTTACTATTCGGCGCTCGCCGTAGTGCCAATCATGGAAAGGCAGGGCGGTGGCTCGATCATCACGACTGCCTCGACGGCGGGCCTGCGCCCGCGCCCTGGCCTCACCTGGTACAATGCCTCGAAAGGCTGGGCGATAAGCGCCACCAAATCCATGGCGATCGAACTTGCACCGAAGAATATCCGGGTCAATTGCCTGTGCCCGGTGGCGGGTGAAACCCCGATGCTTGGCCTGTTCATGGGTGAGGATACGCCGGAAAAGCGTGCGCAGTTCAAGGCGACGGTTCCGCTTGGCCGCCTGTCAACACCGCTCGACGTCGCCAATGCAGCGTTGTGGCTCGCCTCGAGCGAGGCCGACTTTATTACCGGCGTTGCACTGGAAGTTGATGGCGGGCGCTGCATCTGA
- the edd gene encoding phosphogluconate dehydratase has product MTVSQRVKSITHRICEQSKPTRDVYLDHLREAASRKPKRSALACANLAHGFAACSPSDKAALAGDVIANLGIITSYNDMLSAHQPFETYPQLIKAAAKEAGGVAQVAGGVPAMCDGVTQGQPGMELSLFSRDVIAMATAIGLSHDMFDAAVYLGVCDKIVPGLLIGALTFGHLPAVFIPAGPMTTGLPNDEKAKTRQLYAEGKVGREELLESESKSYHGPGTCTFYGTANSNQMLMEIMGLHMPGSSFINPGTPLREALTREAAKRALAITALGNEYTPVGEMIDERSIVNGVVGLHATGGSTNHTMHLVAMAAAAGIKLTWQDISDLSDVVPLLARVYPNGLADVNHFHAAGGMGYIIRELLDGGLLHEDVKTVWGGAEGLRAYTIEPKLGENGTVVREPVAAESADKKVLSTCKQPFQVTGGLKMLKGNLGTAVIKTSAVKADRHIIEAPAIVFDSQAALQDAFKAGKLDRDFVAIVRFQGPRANGMPELHKLTPALGVLQDRGHMVALVTDGRMSGASGKVPAAIHVTPEALDGGIIGKIRDGDVVRLDAEIGTLDVLEDPDVLAGRPTPEVDISHNSYGMGRELFAAFRNVVGKADNGASVFG; this is encoded by the coding sequence ATGACCGTTTCTCAGCGGGTGAAAAGCATTACCCATCGCATCTGCGAACAGTCGAAACCGACACGCGATGTCTATCTTGACCATTTGCGCGAAGCCGCATCGCGCAAGCCGAAGCGTTCGGCGCTCGCCTGCGCCAATCTCGCCCATGGGTTTGCGGCCTGCAGCCCTTCCGACAAGGCGGCGCTGGCCGGCGATGTCATAGCCAATCTTGGCATCATCACCTCCTACAATGACATGCTCTCGGCGCATCAGCCGTTTGAGACCTATCCGCAGCTGATCAAGGCAGCAGCCAAGGAAGCTGGCGGCGTGGCGCAGGTTGCGGGCGGCGTCCCCGCCATGTGCGATGGCGTGACGCAAGGCCAGCCCGGCATGGAGCTCTCGTTGTTTTCGCGCGACGTTATTGCCATGGCAACCGCCATTGGTCTGTCGCATGACATGTTCGACGCTGCCGTCTATCTCGGCGTTTGCGACAAGATTGTACCGGGTCTCCTGATTGGCGCGCTAACGTTCGGCCATCTGCCTGCAGTCTTCATCCCGGCGGGACCGATGACCACTGGTCTTCCCAATGACGAGAAAGCCAAGACGCGCCAGCTCTATGCGGAAGGCAAAGTCGGCCGCGAGGAGCTGCTCGAATCCGAATCGAAGTCCTATCATGGTCCTGGTACCTGCACATTTTACGGCACGGCGAATTCCAACCAGATGCTGATGGAGATTATGGGCCTGCATATGCCGGGTTCGTCGTTCATCAATCCGGGCACGCCTTTACGTGAAGCGCTGACGCGTGAAGCGGCAAAGCGGGCACTTGCGATCACGGCGCTCGGCAATGAGTACACGCCGGTCGGCGAAATGATCGATGAGCGCAGTATCGTCAATGGCGTTGTTGGCCTGCACGCCACGGGTGGCTCGACCAATCATACGATGCATCTCGTCGCCATGGCCGCCGCTGCCGGCATCAAGTTGACTTGGCAGGATATTTCCGACCTTTCCGACGTCGTGCCGTTGCTGGCCCGCGTTTACCCCAATGGTCTTGCCGACGTGAACCATTTTCATGCCGCCGGCGGCATGGGTTATATTATCCGCGAGTTGCTCGATGGCGGTCTTCTGCACGAGGACGTCAAGACCGTCTGGGGCGGCGCGGAAGGTCTGCGCGCCTATACGATCGAGCCGAAGCTTGGTGAAAACGGCACGGTCGTGCGCGAGCCGGTCGCTGCGGAAAGTGCCGACAAGAAAGTTCTGTCGACCTGCAAGCAGCCGTTCCAGGTTACGGGTGGTCTCAAGATGCTCAAGGGCAATCTCGGCACGGCGGTGATCAAGACATCAGCCGTGAAAGCCGACCGGCACATCATAGAAGCGCCTGCCATCGTCTTTGACAGCCAGGCAGCGCTGCAGGATGCCTTCAAGGCCGGAAAGCTCGACCGCGACTTCGTTGCAATCGTGCGGTTCCAGGGGCCACGCGCCAATGGCATGCCTGAACTGCACAAGCTCACGCCAGCGCTTGGCGTGCTGCAGGATCGCGGCCATATGGTTGCGCTCGTCACCGATGGGCGCATGTCCGGCGCATCCGGCAAGGTTCCGGCGGCTATTCATGTGACGCCGGAAGCCCTCGACGGTGGCATCATCGGCAAGATCCGGGATGGCGACGTGGTTCGGCTCGATGCCGAAATCGGTACGCTCGACGTGCTGGAGGACCCCGATGTGCTGGCAGGTCGTCCGACGCCCGAGGTGGATATCAGCCACAACAGCTACGGCATGGGACGCGAGTTATTCGCAGCCTTCCGCAATGTTGTCGGAAAGGCGGACAACGGGGCTTCGGTTTTCGGTTGA
- a CDS encoding type II toxin-antitoxin system VapC family toxin, translating into MKSVFLDTHVWAWFLLKDNLLPVKHLSTIEEAEAVFISPVSFFEIAQKVRIGKWPEMAPYLNTLPHILDEQYGRLAALTPEISLNAGTMDWAHRDPFDRMLAATAIHHELPLISADTTFDELASHKGWVGRVW; encoded by the coding sequence GTGAAATCAGTCTTTCTGGACACTCATGTGTGGGCTTGGTTTTTGCTTAAAGACAATCTGTTACCAGTAAAACACTTATCGACGATCGAAGAGGCAGAGGCTGTTTTTATTTCGCCTGTCAGCTTTTTCGAAATCGCCCAGAAAGTTCGCATTGGCAAATGGCCAGAGATGGCGCCTTATCTAAACACCCTGCCGCACATCCTTGATGAGCAATATGGTCGCCTTGCCGCGCTTACTCCGGAGATCAGTTTGAATGCCGGTACCATGGATTGGGCTCACCGCGATCCATTCGACCGGATGCTTGCTGCGACAGCAATACATCATGAGCTGCCATTGATCTCCGCCGATACAACTTTCGATGAGCTTGCCAGCCACAAAGGTTGGGTTGGCCGGGTATGGTGA
- the pgl gene encoding 6-phosphogluconolactonase yields MTADPRLNSFADGNALAEALASTVAARLADAVEARGKAVLAVSGGTTPARFFKTLSLKDLPWDKITITLVDERFVPPTSDRSNQKLVTEMLLQNKAAQANFIGLYNEAPNVEEGAKMAAQAIAKLGQPFDAVILGMGGDGHTASFFPGGDRLSDAISPEQPALVLPMHAEGAGEPRLTLTLPVIVNARFVALHIEGAGKRTTLEAALRRGATTDMPIRALLRYEPIELEIFWAP; encoded by the coding sequence ATGACAGCAGATCCGCGACTGAACAGTTTTGCCGATGGCAATGCGCTTGCCGAAGCCCTCGCTTCGACAGTCGCGGCGCGTCTGGCGGATGCAGTGGAAGCACGCGGCAAGGCTGTGCTGGCCGTATCGGGTGGCACGACCCCTGCCCGCTTTTTCAAGACGCTGTCGCTGAAGGATCTGCCCTGGGACAAGATCACGATCACGCTGGTGGACGAGCGCTTCGTACCGCCGACCAGCGACCGTTCAAACCAGAAGCTCGTGACAGAAATGCTTCTGCAAAACAAAGCCGCCCAGGCGAATTTCATCGGACTCTACAATGAGGCGCCGAACGTCGAAGAAGGTGCTAAAATGGCGGCGCAGGCGATCGCCAAGCTTGGACAGCCTTTCGATGCCGTCATTCTCGGCATGGGTGGCGATGGTCATACCGCATCGTTCTTTCCCGGCGGAGACCGATTGAGCGATGCGATATCGCCAGAACAGCCGGCGCTGGTGCTGCCGATGCATGCGGAAGGTGCAGGCGAGCCAAGGCTGACGCTGACACTGCCGGTGATTGTCAATGCACGCTTCGTGGCACTTCATATTGAAGGCGCCGGCAAGCGTACGACGCTTGAGGCGGCTCTTCGACGTGGCGCGACAACCGACATGCCGATACGCGCGTTATTGCGATACGAGCCGATTGAGCTCGAGATTTTCTGGGCTCCCTGA
- a CDS encoding oxidoreductase, translated as MTSKPVWFITGCSTGFGRELARHTLELGYPTVVTARNVAQIEDLAKGHEDNALLLKLDVTKPEDIENAVKATLERFGRIDVLVNNAGIGYFASFEESEMDEVRQMFEINVWGLANMTRAVLPTLRKQRSGTVVNISSQGGLVANPAVSFYTATKFAVEALSEALSKEIAPLGLKVLIVEPGPFRTDWAGRSANEAKHTIEDYRATSGQRAEMIRNISGNQPGDPVRAAKAIVQAVEAKDPPLRLLLGKQAFQNAHAKIADLQKDFGAWEKVTLGADYPDA; from the coding sequence ATGACATCGAAACCTGTCTGGTTCATCACTGGCTGTTCAACCGGCTTTGGCCGCGAACTTGCGCGTCATACGCTTGAGCTTGGTTATCCGACCGTTGTCACCGCCCGCAACGTTGCGCAGATCGAAGACCTTGCCAAAGGCCATGAGGACAATGCGCTTTTGCTGAAGCTCGACGTGACCAAGCCAGAGGATATTGAGAACGCGGTCAAGGCGACATTGGAACGTTTCGGACGCATCGACGTGCTCGTCAACAATGCCGGCATCGGCTATTTCGCCTCCTTCGAGGAGAGCGAGATGGACGAGGTGCGGCAGATGTTTGAAATCAACGTCTGGGGCCTCGCAAATATGACACGTGCAGTCCTGCCAACCCTGCGCAAACAGCGCTCGGGCACCGTCGTGAATATCTCCTCGCAAGGCGGGTTGGTGGCCAACCCTGCTGTCAGCTTCTACACTGCGACCAAATTCGCCGTAGAAGCGCTGTCGGAAGCTCTTTCAAAGGAAATCGCGCCCCTCGGGCTCAAGGTGCTTATCGTCGAACCAGGTCCATTCCGCACCGATTGGGCCGGCCGCTCGGCCAATGAAGCCAAACACACGATTGAAGACTACCGCGCCACGTCCGGTCAGCGTGCGGAGATGATCCGCAACATCAGCGGCAATCAGCCGGGTGATCCGGTCCGTGCGGCCAAGGCAATCGTCCAGGCGGTCGAAGCCAAGGACCCGCCGCTGCGCCTTCTGCTCGGCAAACAGGCTTTCCAGAACGCCCATGCCAAGATCGCCGACCTCCAGAAGGATTTCGGCGCTTGGGAAAAGGTGACCTTGGGTGCGGATTACCCGGACGCTTAG
- a CDS encoding GlxA family transcriptional regulator, which translates to MPEALKVTRTFAFLLVDRFPMFSLAAAIDTMRTANRMSEEAFYSWTTVSANGAAVTASNGLQINVQYALADLPSADITFICAGMTTEFEDKAKVIATLRTLGRRGAVLGGLNVGSYILAEAGQLEGHRCTIHWENRAGFQERFPQIECTGNVFEIDRKRYTCAGGTTSIDLMLEIIKQDFSPALANEVANQFHHERIRSQTDRQRVGPERDLTGKSEKLRKIVELMADNLEQPKSAVRLAKAVGLSVRQVERLFLRHLNMTPGRYYMSLRLERARELLRQTHSPILDVALATGFTSHSYFAQSYRAQFGRSPSDERRTTY; encoded by the coding sequence ATGCCAGAAGCCCTCAAAGTCACCAGAACCTTTGCCTTTCTGCTCGTCGACAGATTCCCGATGTTCAGCCTCGCGGCGGCTATCGATACCATGCGCACGGCCAACCGCATGTCGGAAGAGGCGTTCTATTCCTGGACTACCGTTTCCGCCAATGGTGCAGCGGTAACAGCTTCGAACGGACTGCAGATCAATGTGCAATATGCGCTGGCGGATTTGCCCAGCGCCGACATCACCTTCATTTGCGCCGGGATGACGACTGAGTTTGAAGACAAGGCCAAGGTCATCGCCACCCTGCGCACCCTGGGACGCCGAGGCGCCGTGCTCGGCGGACTGAATGTAGGCAGTTACATTCTGGCGGAGGCGGGGCAGTTGGAAGGTCATCGCTGCACTATACACTGGGAAAATCGCGCTGGCTTTCAGGAGCGGTTTCCGCAGATCGAGTGCACCGGCAATGTCTTTGAAATCGACCGGAAGCGCTATACCTGCGCCGGAGGTACGACTTCGATCGATTTGATGCTGGAGATCATTAAGCAGGACTTCAGTCCGGCGCTTGCCAATGAAGTGGCGAACCAGTTTCATCACGAACGTATCCGCTCGCAGACCGACCGTCAGCGCGTTGGCCCCGAGCGTGATCTCACCGGCAAGTCGGAAAAGCTGCGCAAGATCGTCGAGCTGATGGCGGACAATCTTGAACAACCGAAATCCGCAGTGCGACTGGCCAAGGCCGTTGGCCTGTCGGTCCGGCAGGTGGAGCGGTTGTTCCTGCGCCATCTCAATATGACGCCGGGGCGCTACTATATGAGCCTCCGCCTGGAGCGGGCGCGTGAACTGTTGCGCCAGACCCATTCGCCCATTCTGGACGTGGCGCTGGCGACAGGCTTCACGTCGCATTCCTATTTTGCCCAGAGTTACCGTGCGCAATTCGGGCGCTCACCCTCGGACGAGCGCCGCACGACTTACTGA